Proteins co-encoded in one Capsicum annuum cultivar UCD-10X-F1 chromosome 9, UCD10Xv1.1, whole genome shotgun sequence genomic window:
- the LOC107842375 gene encoding multiprotein-bridging factor 1b, whose product MAGVSQDWEPVVIRKKAPTAAARKDEKTVNAARRAGAEIETVRKATAGSNKAASSSTSLNTRKLDEDTENLSHQKVPTELKKAIMQARQDKKLTQSQLAQLINEKPQIIQEYESGKAIPNQQIISKLERALGVKLRGKK is encoded by the exons ATGGCTGGAGTATCACAAGATTGGGAGCCGGTTGTGATTCGCAAGAAAGCGCCGACCGCCGCCGCACGTAAAGATGAAAAAACAGTCAACGCTGCCCGTCGGGCCGGTGCGGAAATCGAAACCGTCAGAAAAG CTACTGCAGGTTCAAACAAGGCTGCCTCTAGCAGTACAAGTTTGAACACGAGAAAGCTTGATGAAGATACTGAGAATCTATCAC ATCAAAAAGTACCTACTGAATTGAAGAAAGCTATTATGCAAGCTCGACAGGATAAGAAGCTGACTCAGTCTCAACTTGCCCAa ttgataaatgagaaaccaCAGATCATTCAAGAATATGAGTCTGGAAAGGCAATTCCTAACCAACAGATAATTTCTAAACTGGAGAGAGCTCTTGGTGTGAAGCTTCGTGGAAAGAAATAA